One genomic region from Phycisphaerae bacterium encodes:
- a CDS encoding YfbM family protein translates to MMGVTLMGCLGVFIAIDSEQVDRLLHAADDDELLDRLESMEADLGDSNLAADCDKSWDALHRCLTDGRLDFGNGPYPLSHVVLGPRQLHKGDDFIVSLVLPEEVTDVAAALQAISEESFRDRYWQLVPSDYCDNHGEEDLQYTWEWFQPVRDLYRVASERRLAVVFSVDQ, encoded by the coding sequence ATGATGGGAGTCACCCTAATGGGATGTCTTGGCGTATTCATCGCAATTGATTCCGAGCAAGTAGACCGTCTCCTGCACGCGGCCGACGACGACGAATTACTGGACCGGCTCGAATCGATGGAGGCGGATCTCGGCGACTCGAATCTCGCCGCCGATTGCGACAAGTCATGGGACGCTTTGCACCGTTGTCTCACGGACGGCCGACTCGATTTCGGAAATGGTCCGTATCCGCTCAGCCACGTCGTGCTGGGGCCCCGTCAGTTGCACAAGGGCGACGATTTCATCGTATCCCTCGTCTTGCCCGAAGAGGTAACCGACGTCGCGGCCGCGCTGCAAGCCATCTCCGAGGAGTCGTTTCGCGATCGATATTGGCAGTTAGTTCCAAGCGATTATTGCGACAATCACGGTGAGGAGGATCTGCAATACACTTGGGAATGGTTTCAGCCGGTCAGGGACTTGTATCGTGTCGCGTCGGAACGCCGATTGGCCGTGGTCTTCTCGGTCGATCAGTAG
- a CDS encoding RtcB family protein, which produces MPDVHLAAGVSNGVVVATNHFVYPAAVGGDIGCGFAVVSFLGSASPLNRRAAAEAVLASLPRAVPVMRHRRRSGLPELCGDLDARSLSRPDLVAKALSVGREELGTLGRGNHFLEFQQDDEGRLWAMVHSGSRAMGQHITAAHLQQARAVGGGLAWLDADTGNGQAYLNDVAWARRYASESRRRMLSEAATIIESTLGLRPDCETWLDTDHNHVQREEHGGNPMWVHRKGANVARSGLRNVIPGSMATHTYHVEGRGERASLSSSSHGAGRRLSRGAARTKVRRKDLSRQFADIWIDAKIMGKLADESPAAYKDIDAVMRAQRELVRIVRRLRPIVCYKGV; this is translated from the coding sequence ATGCCTGATGTGCACCTTGCGGCCGGTGTGAGCAACGGGGTCGTTGTGGCAACGAACCATTTCGTCTATCCGGCGGCCGTCGGCGGTGACATTGGATGTGGCTTCGCCGTCGTCAGCTTCCTGGGATCTGCTTCTCCACTGAATCGGCGTGCCGCGGCGGAAGCGGTCCTCGCCTCATTGCCACGGGCAGTGCCCGTCATGCGTCATCGCAGGCGATCCGGATTGCCTGAACTGTGCGGGGATCTGGATGCCCGTTCATTGAGTCGGCCCGATTTGGTCGCCAAGGCGCTCAGTGTTGGGCGAGAGGAATTGGGCACGCTCGGCCGGGGCAATCATTTCCTCGAATTCCAGCAGGACGACGAGGGGCGATTGTGGGCGATGGTACACAGTGGGTCACGAGCCATGGGGCAGCACATAACGGCAGCCCACCTGCAGCAAGCTCGGGCGGTTGGTGGTGGATTGGCGTGGCTGGACGCTGACACTGGCAACGGACAGGCGTACCTGAATGATGTGGCCTGGGCGAGGCGGTACGCGTCTGAGAGCCGCCGACGGATGTTGAGCGAAGCCGCCACGATCATCGAGAGCACCCTTGGACTCAGGCCGGATTGCGAGACTTGGCTCGACACAGATCACAATCACGTGCAACGAGAGGAGCATGGCGGTAACCCGATGTGGGTACACCGAAAAGGGGCGAATGTGGCGAGATCCGGATTGCGTAACGTAATACCCGGATCGATGGCAACACACACGTATCATGTTGAAGGTCGCGGCGAGCGGGCCTCGTTGTCATCGAGCTCACATGGCGCGGGCCGAAGGCTCAGCCGTGGCGCAGCGCGAACCAAGGTACGCCGCAAGGATCTTTCGCGCCAGTTTGCCGACATCTGGATTGACGCGAAGATCATGGGCAAGCTTGCTGACGAATCGCCCGCAGCCTACAAGGACATCGATGCAGTAATGCGAGCTCAGCGAGAGTTGGTGCGGATCGTCCGGCGGTTACGACCGATTGTCTGCTACAAAGGCGTTTGA